The following proteins are co-located in the Billgrantia tianxiuensis genome:
- a CDS encoding DMT family transporter — MRTQAPSSASTLPRRDLTTLLLIAAIGLFWGGNWPAVRFSLMDIPPFSLRAIGFSAGALMLLGWAWLKRWPLTIVPEERLWLAVSGLFTILGFNLGTAFGQLHMPTSQAAIVAFTMPCWALLLAIGLLGERVTARQWLGLGLGQAGLLVLLGPAAWRAGVEGLAGPAFVLGAALSWALGTVLTKRRGGWQGHPVVITGWQFALCALPMIVLAALLESPSAPANWQDSTWIGLGYHLVFAICLAQMLWFRNVNRLTIGQSTISTLIIPVVGVSSAVVLLDEPLTFRLLLALALILSAVAIVMTQRKPPP; from the coding sequence ATGCGGACCCAGGCTCCCTCCTCCGCCTCGACGCTGCCGCGTCGCGATCTCACCACGCTGCTGTTGATTGCGGCGATCGGGCTGTTCTGGGGTGGCAATTGGCCGGCGGTGCGCTTCAGCCTGATGGACATCCCGCCCTTCAGCCTGCGCGCGATCGGCTTCAGCGCCGGTGCGCTGATGCTGCTGGGGTGGGCGTGGCTGAAGCGCTGGCCGCTCACCATCGTGCCGGAGGAACGCCTATGGCTGGCCGTGAGCGGATTGTTCACCATCCTTGGCTTCAACCTGGGCACGGCGTTCGGCCAACTGCACATGCCGACGTCCCAGGCCGCCATCGTCGCCTTCACCATGCCCTGCTGGGCGCTGCTGCTGGCCATCGGGCTGCTCGGCGAACGGGTGACGGCGCGCCAGTGGCTCGGCCTTGGCCTGGGGCAGGCGGGCCTGCTGGTACTGCTCGGCCCGGCCGCCTGGCGGGCCGGTGTCGAAGGTCTCGCCGGCCCTGCGTTCGTGCTCGGTGCCGCGCTCTCCTGGGCGTTGGGTACCGTGCTGACCAAGCGCCGCGGTGGCTGGCAGGGCCATCCCGTGGTGATCACGGGCTGGCAGTTCGCGCTCTGCGCCCTGCCGATGATCGTGCTGGCCGCCCTGCTCGAATCGCCGAGTGCACCCGCCAACTGGCAGGACTCGACCTGGATCGGCCTGGGTTATCATCTGGTCTTTGCCATCTGCCTGGCGCAGATGCTGTGGTTTCGCAACGTCAATCGCCTCACCATCGGCCAGTCCACCATCAGCACGTTGATCATTCCGGTGGTTGGCGTTTCCAGTGCCGTGGTGCTGCTGGACGAGCCGCTCACGTTCAGGTTGCTGCTGGCTCTCGCACTGATCCTTTCGGCCGTGGCCATCGTCATGACCCAGCGCAAGCCACCGCCTTGA
- a CDS encoding ABC transporter ATP-binding protein, whose product MNDNTPVLSIRGLTLALPKGADRDYAVEDVSYDVARGEIMCVVGESGSGKSMAANAVMGLLPKGVRPTAGEVLFDGQDLLALSEKQHRKLRGLRIGMIFQEPMTALNPLMRVGAQIAEVFEAHGKYTSRERQARALALLEEVGIPQPDRAIRAYPFQLSGGQRQRVMIAMALALEPELLIADEPTTALDVTTQAQILELIRDLQKRRGMAVMFITHDFGVVAEVATRVCVMRYGQIVELGMADEVLDNPRHEYTRALLEAIPSNVIPEARGGERPAPLLEVRNLNKIFRSRGGLFKPAREVRALDDVSFTLAPGETVGIVGESGSGKSTLGRCVVRLERPDSGTLALAGTDFSSLRGDALRRERHRVQMIFQDPYASLNPRHRVGYAIAQGPMANGVPRDKAMRQAEELLELVGLGAVAVDRFPHEFSGGQRQRIGIARALALNPELIVADEAVSALDVSIQAQVLELLEELKQKLSLSLLFITHDLRVAAQICDTIIVMQQGRIVEQGTAQEVFLSPREAYTKQLLEAIPGRAHEAAMA is encoded by the coding sequence ATGAACGACAATACCCCGGTACTGAGCATCCGTGGCTTGACCCTGGCCCTGCCCAAGGGAGCGGATCGCGACTACGCGGTGGAGGACGTCAGCTACGACGTGGCGCGTGGCGAGATCATGTGCGTGGTGGGCGAATCCGGTTCCGGCAAGTCGATGGCCGCCAATGCCGTGATGGGCCTACTGCCCAAGGGGGTCCGCCCCACCGCCGGCGAAGTGCTGTTCGACGGCCAGGACCTGCTCGCCCTCAGCGAGAAGCAGCACCGCAAGCTACGTGGCCTGCGCATCGGCATGATCTTTCAGGAGCCGATGACCGCACTCAATCCATTGATGCGTGTTGGTGCCCAGATCGCCGAGGTCTTCGAGGCCCACGGCAAGTACACGAGCCGCGAGCGTCAGGCCAGGGCACTGGCACTGCTCGAGGAGGTCGGCATTCCCCAGCCCGACAGGGCCATTCGCGCCTATCCCTTCCAACTTTCCGGCGGCCAGCGCCAGCGGGTGATGATCGCCATGGCGCTGGCACTGGAGCCGGAGCTGCTGATCGCCGACGAGCCCACCACGGCACTCGACGTCACCACTCAGGCACAAATCCTCGAGCTGATCCGCGACCTGCAGAAGCGCCGCGGCATGGCGGTGATGTTCATCACCCACGACTTCGGCGTCGTGGCGGAGGTCGCTACCCGTGTGTGCGTGATGCGCTACGGCCAGATCGTCGAACTCGGCATGGCCGACGAGGTACTCGACAATCCGCGCCACGAATATACCCGGGCCCTGCTCGAGGCGATCCCCAGCAACGTGATACCCGAAGCGAGAGGCGGCGAACGCCCCGCGCCGCTGCTGGAAGTGCGCAACCTGAACAAGATCTTCCGCTCCCGTGGCGGCCTGTTCAAGCCGGCGCGCGAGGTACGCGCGCTGGACGACGTCTCCTTCACCCTGGCCCCCGGCGAGACAGTGGGCATCGTCGGCGAGTCCGGCTCGGGCAAGTCGACCCTGGGACGCTGCGTGGTGCGTCTCGAGCGGCCCGACAGCGGTACACTCGCGCTGGCGGGTACCGACTTCTCCTCACTTCGCGGAGACGCACTGCGCCGCGAGCGGCATCGCGTGCAGATGATCTTCCAGGACCCCTACGCCTCGCTCAATCCGCGCCACCGGGTCGGCTATGCCATTGCCCAGGGTCCCATGGCCAACGGCGTGCCACGCGACAAGGCCATGCGCCAGGCGGAGGAACTGCTGGAGCTGGTAGGGCTCGGCGCCGTGGCCGTGGATCGCTTTCCGCACGAATTCTCCGGCGGCCAGCGTCAGCGAATCGGCATCGCCCGCGCCCTGGCGCTGAATCCGGAACTGATCGTGGCCGACGAGGCGGTGTCCGCACTCGACGTATCGATCCAGGCCCAGGTGCTCGAACTGCTCGAGGAGCTCAAGCAGAAACTGTCGCTCTCTCTGCTGTTTATTACCCACGACCTACGCGTCGCGGCCCAGATCTGCGACACCATCATCGTCATGCAGCAGGGTCGCATCGTCGAGCAGGGCACGGCCCAGGAAGTCTTCCTCAGCCCGCGAGAGGCCTATACGAAGCAGCTACTCGAAGCCATTCCCGGCCGTGCGCACGAAGCGGCCATGGCCTGA
- a CDS encoding ABC transporter permease yields MSFFARFAQNRGALIGLVILLAIVLMAILAPLLYPESPWRMVQRPFLAPMEVEGFWLGTDTMGRDVAAGLMHGAWVSLLIGLISTTVALLIGVPLGAVAGYYGGLIDDALMRFTEFFQTIPNFALAIVLVAIMQPSVVSIVLAIAIVSWPPVARLVRAEFMSLRHREYVEAARLVGQTNRTIILKQILPNTLSPIIVLASLMVATAILLESALSFLGLGDPNVMSWGYMIGAARTVIRQAWWLSFFPGVAILLTVLALNLVGEGLDDALNPKLARERS; encoded by the coding sequence ATGAGCTTCTTCGCCCGATTTGCCCAGAACCGCGGCGCCTTGATCGGACTCGTCATTCTGCTCGCCATCGTGCTGATGGCGATTCTCGCGCCGCTGCTCTATCCCGAGTCCCCCTGGCGTATGGTGCAGCGCCCCTTCCTCGCGCCGATGGAGGTCGAAGGCTTCTGGCTGGGCACCGATACCATGGGTCGCGACGTAGCCGCCGGGTTGATGCACGGCGCCTGGGTCTCACTATTGATCGGCCTTATCTCGACCACGGTGGCCCTTCTCATCGGCGTGCCGCTGGGCGCCGTGGCCGGCTACTACGGCGGGTTGATCGACGACGCCCTGATGCGCTTCACCGAATTCTTCCAGACCATCCCCAACTTCGCCCTGGCCATCGTGCTGGTGGCGATCATGCAGCCGAGCGTGGTTTCCATCGTGCTGGCGATCGCCATCGTCAGTTGGCCACCGGTAGCGCGTCTGGTACGTGCCGAATTCATGTCGCTGCGGCATCGGGAGTACGTGGAGGCCGCACGCCTCGTCGGCCAGACCAACCGCACCATCATCCTCAAGCAGATCCTGCCCAATACGCTATCGCCGATCATCGTGCTCGCCTCGTTGATGGTGGCGACGGCGATCCTGCTGGAATCGGCCCTCTCCTTCCTGGGCCTGGGCGACCCCAACGTGATGTCGTGGGGTTACATGATCGGTGCCGCACGCACGGTGATCCGCCAGGCCTGGTGGTTGAGCTTCTTCCCCGGGGTGGCGATCCTGCTCACGGTATTGGCGCTCAACCTGGTCGGCGAGGGGCTCGACGACGCCCTCAATCCCAAGCTCGCCCGCGAACGCTCATAG
- a CDS encoding ABC transporter permease yields the protein MLYARLIVMRLLKAVVVLFLIIIFNFVLIQLAPGDPAAILAGEAGATDQEFLRQLRERFGLDQPLYVQLWRYVSGIATLDFGWSYRQGMPVLDLILARLPATLLLTGTAFVLSLALGIVLGSMAAARVKKPSGSLIMALALIFYATPLFWVALMAVVLFSVYLGWLPAYGMVTVGAGHTGFALVLDVAKHLILPATTLALFFMAIYTRMTRASMLEASQQDYVKTARAKGLSPRVIQRRHILRNALLPIITLAGLQAGQMVGGAILTETVFAWPGIGRLMFEALQQRDYNLLLGIFFFSAALVIVFNIITDLVYRLADPRIKEAS from the coding sequence ATGCTCTATGCCCGCTTGATCGTGATGCGGCTGCTCAAGGCCGTCGTCGTACTGTTTCTGATCATCATCTTCAATTTCGTCCTGATCCAACTGGCACCAGGCGACCCCGCCGCCATCCTGGCCGGTGAAGCCGGTGCCACCGATCAGGAATTCCTGCGCCAGCTGCGCGAGCGCTTCGGTCTCGACCAGCCGCTCTACGTCCAGCTGTGGCGCTACGTCTCGGGCATCGCCACGCTCGACTTCGGCTGGTCCTATCGCCAGGGCATGCCGGTCCTCGACCTGATCCTGGCACGACTGCCGGCCACCCTGCTGCTGACCGGCACCGCCTTCGTCCTGTCGCTGGCGCTGGGCATCGTGCTCGGCTCTATGGCCGCGGCCCGGGTCAAGAAGCCCTCGGGTTCGCTGATCATGGCGCTGGCGCTGATCTTCTACGCCACCCCTCTGTTCTGGGTTGCACTGATGGCCGTGGTGTTGTTCTCGGTCTATCTCGGCTGGCTGCCGGCCTATGGCATGGTCACGGTGGGTGCCGGCCATACCGGCTTCGCCCTGGTACTCGACGTGGCCAAGCACCTGATCCTGCCGGCCACCACGCTGGCGCTGTTCTTCATGGCCATCTATACCCGCATGACCCGCGCCTCGATGCTCGAGGCGAGCCAGCAGGACTACGTCAAGACCGCTCGCGCCAAGGGGCTAAGCCCCCGCGTGATCCAGCGTCGCCACATTCTTAGAAACGCCCTGCTGCCGATCATTACCCTGGCCGGCTTGCAGGCGGGCCAGATGGTCGGCGGTGCCATCCTCACCGAGACGGTCTTTGCCTGGCCCGGCATCGGCCGGCTCATGTTCGAGGCGCTGCAACAGCGCGACTACAACCTGCTGCTGGGGATCTTCTTCTTCTCCGCCGCCCTGGTGATCGTGTTCAACATCATCACCGATCTGGTCTATCGCCTGGCGGACCCGCGCATCAAGGAGGCCTCATGA
- a CDS encoding ABC transporter substrate-binding protein has protein sequence MRKTPLALAVATLAFTSAFAIADEPKRGGVIDTIIQPEPPGLVLGMVQNDPTRKVAGSIYEGLLRYTNDLEPIPQLAESWEASDDGLTWTFHLREGVLWHDGEPFTAEDVVFSADVFHRELNPSARAVLQHVESIEATDDHTVVFTLAEPFGPFLISFEAGTFTMVPKHIYEGTDFRDNEANNHPIGTGPFKFDNWDRGTVIQLVRNDDYYEEGLPYLDGVNWHVIPDGASRAVAFENGTVDVLPNGTVENFDIPRLSAMENACITDEGNEYFSPFAMLWMNNREGSTADKRFRQAVMYAMDREFARDVLWNGLGQVPLSAFGSNAKFRHDGLDPYDHDPDRARELLEEMGYDGEEVRLLPLPYGETWNRWAEAVQQNLREVGVNVRTVATDVGGWNQRLGDWDFDLAFTYLYQYGDPALGITRSYRSDNIEKGSPWNNVEGYENERIDELFDQAATAYPEEEREAFYHEAQEILHEDVPVGWLMELGFPTIYRCDVQNLITSGVGINDAFRDAWLDR, from the coding sequence ATGAGAAAGACGCCCTTAGCCTTGGCCGTCGCGACTCTGGCCTTCACTTCCGCTTTTGCCATCGCCGACGAGCCCAAACGCGGCGGTGTCATCGACACCATCATCCAGCCCGAGCCCCCCGGCCTGGTATTGGGCATGGTACAGAACGACCCCACCCGCAAGGTCGCCGGCAGCATCTATGAGGGCCTGCTGCGCTACACCAACGATCTGGAGCCGATTCCACAGCTGGCCGAGTCGTGGGAAGCCAGCGACGACGGCCTGACCTGGACCTTCCACCTGCGCGAAGGAGTACTATGGCACGACGGTGAGCCCTTCACCGCCGAAGACGTGGTGTTCTCGGCCGACGTCTTCCACCGCGAACTCAATCCCAGTGCCCGTGCCGTGCTGCAGCACGTCGAAAGCATCGAGGCCACCGATGATCACACCGTGGTCTTCACCCTGGCCGAGCCGTTCGGGCCGTTCCTGATCTCGTTCGAGGCTGGCACCTTCACCATGGTGCCCAAGCACATCTACGAAGGCACCGACTTCCGCGACAACGAGGCCAACAACCACCCCATCGGCACCGGCCCGTTCAAGTTCGACAACTGGGATCGCGGCACCGTGATCCAACTGGTACGCAACGACGACTACTACGAGGAAGGCTTGCCCTATCTCGATGGTGTGAATTGGCACGTCATTCCCGACGGCGCTTCCCGGGCGGTAGCCTTCGAGAACGGTACCGTCGACGTACTACCCAACGGCACCGTGGAAAACTTCGACATTCCGCGCCTCTCCGCCATGGAGAATGCCTGTATCACCGACGAGGGCAATGAGTACTTCAGCCCCTTCGCCATGCTTTGGATGAACAACCGCGAAGGTTCCACCGCCGACAAGCGCTTCCGTCAAGCGGTGATGTACGCCATGGATCGTGAATTCGCCCGTGACGTGCTGTGGAACGGGCTCGGCCAAGTTCCGCTCTCCGCCTTCGGCTCCAACGCCAAGTTCCGCCATGACGGCCTCGACCCCTACGATCACGACCCGGATCGCGCCCGCGAACTCCTCGAAGAAATGGGCTACGACGGTGAGGAAGTTCGCCTACTGCCGCTGCCCTACGGCGAGACCTGGAATCGCTGGGCCGAGGCCGTACAACAGAACCTGCGCGAGGTGGGTGTCAACGTGCGTACCGTGGCCACCGACGTGGGCGGCTGGAACCAGCGTCTGGGCGACTGGGACTTCGACCTGGCCTTCACCTACCTCTACCAGTATGGCGACCCGGCGCTGGGTATCACCCGCTCCTACCGCTCGGACAACATCGAGAAGGGTTCGCCGTGGAACAACGTGGAGGGCTACGAGAACGAGCGCATCGACGAGCTGTTCGACCAGGCGGCAACCGCCTACCCGGAGGAGGAGCGCGAGGCGTTCTACCACGAAGCTCAGGAGATCCTGCACGAGGACGTGCCGGTAGGCTGGCTGATGGAACTCGGTTTCCCGACCATCTATCGCTGCGACGTGCAGAACCTGATCACCTCCGGTGTCGGGATCAACGACGCGTTCAGGGATGCTTGGCTCGACCGCTGA
- a CDS encoding GntR family transcriptional regulator, with the protein MTASNAFGSGMVIQQRNLVEQVADFLTQAIISQHYAPGERLSEVQLARDLGVSRAPVREAARLLESRGLLVSQPRRGFFVRALDAAELNDVFDLRLCLERHALARLVENYDAEKEQALRRQVELMCEVALNDSDSRKIEEDLVFHRMLIAFAGNRRLLKAFDDITHELRLCMALIGKTHADPDSIATCHWALLDALASGDREQCREAVDYHIGVARDYVVQGIGEAS; encoded by the coding sequence ATGACAGCTTCCAATGCTTTCGGTAGCGGCATGGTCATCCAGCAGCGCAATCTGGTGGAGCAGGTCGCCGACTTCCTCACCCAGGCCATCATCAGCCAGCACTACGCGCCCGGTGAGCGACTGTCGGAAGTGCAGCTGGCCCGCGACCTGGGCGTCAGCCGTGCGCCGGTCCGCGAAGCGGCCCGGCTGCTCGAAAGCCGCGGTCTGCTGGTGTCGCAACCGCGACGGGGTTTCTTCGTGCGGGCCCTGGATGCCGCGGAGCTCAATGATGTGTTCGACCTGCGCCTGTGCCTGGAGCGCCATGCGCTAGCCCGGCTGGTCGAGAACTACGACGCCGAGAAGGAGCAAGCCCTGCGCCGACAGGTCGAGTTGATGTGCGAGGTGGCGCTCAACGACAGCGACAGCCGCAAGATCGAAGAGGATCTCGTTTTCCATCGCATGCTGATTGCCTTCGCCGGCAACCGGCGCCTGCTCAAGGCGTTCGACGACATCACCCACGAACTGCGGCTGTGCATGGCGCTGATCGGCAAGACCCATGCCGATCCCGACAGCATTGCCACGTGCCACTGGGCGCTGCTCGATGCGCTGGCCAGCGGCGATCGAGAGCAGTGTCGCGAGGCCGTCGACTACCACATCGGTGTGGCACGGGACTACGTGGTGCAGGGCATCGGCGAGGCGTCATGA
- a CDS encoding hydroxymethylglutaryl-CoA lyase, producing the protein MTTLQINEVAPRDGLQIEAEFVPTEAKIRLIDALSATGLARIEATSFTSPKAIPNLRDAEEVVRGIKRRPGVGITVLVPNLRGCERALACGVDEINLVMSASDSHGLANLRMTPEQSLERFAEILAATRGSGVFVNASLSTSFGCPFEGEVPETRVLGLVERLLELGVEGITLCDTTGMANPAQVGRLCEAVLERWPEAPFTLHFHNTRGMGLANALAAWQTGIVRFDASLGGLGGCPYAPGATGNVCTEDLVHMFEQMGVATGVDLDALLAVSAGLPELVGHATPGQVVKAGKADRRYPMPAR; encoded by the coding sequence ATGACAACGCTGCAAATCAATGAAGTGGCGCCCCGAGATGGACTGCAGATCGAGGCCGAATTCGTGCCCACCGAAGCGAAGATTCGCCTGATCGACGCCCTCTCGGCCACCGGGCTGGCGCGCATCGAGGCGACCTCCTTCACCTCGCCCAAGGCGATTCCCAACCTGCGTGACGCCGAAGAGGTGGTGCGCGGCATAAAGCGGCGGCCGGGCGTGGGCATTACCGTGCTGGTGCCCAACCTGCGCGGCTGCGAACGGGCGTTGGCCTGCGGCGTCGACGAGATCAACCTGGTGATGTCGGCCAGCGACTCCCACGGCCTGGCCAATCTGCGCATGACCCCCGAACAGTCGCTCGAGCGCTTCGCCGAAATCCTCGCCGCCACCCGGGGCAGCGGCGTCTTCGTCAACGCCTCGCTGTCGACCAGCTTCGGCTGTCCATTCGAAGGCGAAGTCCCGGAAACACGAGTGCTGGGCCTGGTAGAGCGCCTGCTCGAACTGGGTGTGGAAGGAATCACCCTGTGCGACACCACCGGGATGGCCAACCCCGCCCAGGTCGGCAGGCTGTGCGAAGCGGTGCTGGAACGCTGGCCGGAAGCGCCCTTCACCCTGCACTTCCACAATACGCGCGGCATGGGACTGGCCAATGCGCTTGCCGCCTGGCAAACCGGCATCGTGCGTTTCGATGCCTCGCTGGGCGGCCTGGGCGGTTGCCCCTATGCGCCCGGCGCCACCGGCAACGTCTGTACCGAAGATCTGGTGCACATGTTCGAGCAGATGGGGGTGGCAACCGGTGTGGACCTGGATGCCCTGCTCGCAGTATCGGCAGGCCTGCCCGAGCTGGTGGGTCACGCCACGCCAGGCCAGGTGGTCAAGGCCGGCAAGGCGGATCGCCGCTATCCCATGCCTGCACGGTAG
- a CDS encoding LysR family transcriptional regulator — MRRFDFVTLKLFVSIADEGRLTAAAEREHMALAAVSKRISDLESLVGTALLYRRPRGVELTPAGHAFLHHARRILENIERLSAELSEYGEGVRGHVRIHSNTSAIIAFLPQDLSAFSRQFPQIKIDLQERVSSEVIAAVRDGLTDVGIFAGHVPCDCLQILPYRSDRLVLMTPHDHPLAGRESLQLLEATQYDFVGLQQDASLQTLLHEQASQAGKTLRMRIQVRSFDAICRMIHHGMGVGVLPEKTIYRDLRDLKLRSIPLSDPWARRELVIGIRQYEGLPVIARHLVDHLVGREASPIAQDGER; from the coding sequence GTGCGTCGATTCGACTTCGTCACCCTCAAGCTGTTCGTCTCGATCGCCGACGAGGGGCGTTTGACCGCTGCCGCCGAACGCGAGCACATGGCGCTGGCGGCCGTCAGCAAGCGCATCAGCGATCTCGAGTCGCTGGTGGGAACGGCGCTGCTCTATCGACGTCCCCGCGGCGTCGAGCTGACGCCTGCCGGGCATGCCTTCCTGCATCATGCGCGACGCATCCTCGAGAACATCGAGCGGCTCTCCGCCGAACTCAGCGAGTATGGCGAGGGCGTTCGCGGCCATGTGCGCATCCACTCCAATACCTCGGCGATCATCGCCTTCCTGCCGCAGGACCTGAGCGCCTTCTCCCGCCAGTTCCCCCAGATCAAGATCGATCTCCAGGAACGGGTCAGTTCCGAAGTGATCGCCGCGGTGCGCGACGGCCTGACCGACGTGGGGATTTTCGCTGGACACGTGCCCTGCGATTGTCTGCAGATCCTGCCTTATCGCAGTGACCGGCTGGTACTGATGACGCCACATGACCATCCCCTGGCCGGGCGCGAGTCGCTGCAGCTGCTTGAAGCCACCCAATACGATTTCGTCGGCCTGCAGCAGGATGCCTCGCTGCAGACACTGCTGCACGAACAGGCAAGTCAGGCGGGCAAGACCCTGCGCATGCGCATCCAGGTACGCAGCTTCGATGCCATCTGCCGCATGATCCATCACGGCATGGGCGTCGGCGTATTGCCCGAAAAGACCATCTATCGCGATTTGCGCGACCTCAAGCTGCGCAGCATCCCGCTGAGCGATCCCTGGGCCCGGCGCGAGCTGGTGATCGGCATACGCCAGTACGAAGGGTTGCCGGTGATCGCGCGGCACCTGGTTGATCATCTGGTCGGCCGCGAGGCGTCACCCATTGCGCAGGATGGTGAACGGTGA
- a CDS encoding SDR family NAD(P)-dependent oxidoreductase — MHETAPIAFITGATSGIGQACAETFASAGWGLVLTGRRQERLEALRQRLGNSVPIHVAALDVTDRQAIERVVDSLPAPFDDIRLLLNNAGLALGKGPSQDADLDDWHAMIDTNIKGLVTVTRLLLPRLIAHGEGATIINIGSIAGHTPYPGGHVYGASKAFVEQFSYNLRCDVSGSGVRVTDLAPGMTVSEFTEVRMKGDRDFAERYYAGTRALQPIDVAVQALHIAELPPHVNITRLEVTPLCQQWSPFTILRNG; from the coding sequence ATGCACGAAACCGCACCCATCGCTTTCATCACCGGTGCTACCTCGGGCATTGGCCAGGCCTGTGCCGAGACCTTCGCCTCGGCCGGCTGGGGGCTGGTGCTCACCGGCCGCCGCCAGGAGCGCCTGGAAGCACTGCGCCAGCGCCTCGGCAATTCGGTCCCGATCCATGTCGCCGCCCTTGACGTCACCGACCGTCAGGCCATCGAGCGCGTCGTCGACTCGCTGCCCGCCCCCTTCGACGACATCAGACTACTGCTCAACAATGCCGGCCTGGCGCTCGGCAAGGGACCTTCCCAGGATGCCGATCTCGACGACTGGCACGCCATGATCGACACCAACATCAAGGGCTTGGTCACGGTCACGAGACTGCTGTTGCCAAGGCTGATCGCCCATGGCGAGGGCGCCACCATCATCAATATCGGCTCCATCGCCGGCCACACGCCCTACCCTGGCGGCCATGTCTACGGCGCCTCGAAGGCCTTCGTCGAACAGTTCAGCTACAACCTGCGCTGCGATGTGAGCGGCTCAGGCGTACGAGTTACCGACCTTGCCCCGGGCATGACCGTGAGCGAATTCACCGAGGTCCGTATGAAGGGCGACCGGGACTTCGCCGAACGCTACTACGCCGGCACCCGAGCGCTGCAGCCCATTGACGTGGCCGTACAGGCGTTGCATATCGCCGAACTGCCGCCCCACGTCAACATCACCCGGCTCGAAGTCACTCCGTTGTGCCAGCAGTGGTCACCGTTCACCATCCTGCGCAATGGGTGA
- a CDS encoding TRAP transporter substrate-binding protein, with product MRKSLLASLATLGMLSAPFALANTIEIQVNNTMSEGGSESAAVERFAEYLEEQAPGRFNVRPFLAGSLGGEDAVLELLNLGQTQISITGGNWRQQYAPEYDAITVPFVFSTWEEVDAYMESPSGQRLVELAEEKGGLKYFGTQHRGPRHMTANKAIHTPDDLQGFRLRLPSLPVWLEVWEEIGAQVVNVPAPEIYLAMQTRQVDGHENSLSSPYTRRLWEVQDHIILTSHVMFPWNWVASSRWWNGLDAEDQELITEAIHVARQHGTEVEREFDEYYLEELEKAGMTIIEPDVSLFREAAMPAIERVMADMADGVMEDAMGNGAAD from the coding sequence ATGCGCAAGTCCCTCCTTGCCTCGCTGGCCACGCTTGGCATGTTGAGCGCCCCGTTCGCGCTCGCCAATACCATCGAGATCCAGGTCAACAACACCATGAGCGAAGGCGGCTCCGAGAGTGCTGCCGTCGAGCGCTTCGCCGAGTATCTGGAAGAGCAGGCGCCGGGACGCTTCAACGTACGCCCCTTCCTGGCCGGCTCCCTGGGCGGCGAGGATGCGGTGCTGGAACTGCTCAACCTGGGGCAGACCCAGATCTCCATCACCGGCGGCAACTGGCGCCAGCAGTATGCTCCCGAATACGACGCCATCACCGTGCCCTTCGTCTTCTCTACCTGGGAAGAAGTGGATGCCTATATGGAGAGCCCGTCGGGCCAGCGCCTGGTAGAGCTGGCCGAAGAGAAGGGCGGACTCAAGTATTTCGGCACCCAGCATCGCGGCCCGCGCCACATGACCGCCAACAAGGCGATTCACACCCCCGACGACCTACAAGGGTTCCGCCTGCGCCTGCCGTCGCTGCCGGTATGGCTTGAGGTGTGGGAGGAGATCGGTGCCCAGGTGGTCAACGTGCCGGCACCGGAAATCTACCTGGCCATGCAGACTCGCCAGGTCGATGGCCACGAAAACTCCTTGTCATCGCCCTATACCCGGCGTCTGTGGGAAGTGCAGGATCACATCATCTTGACCAGCCACGTCATGTTTCCGTGGAACTGGGTGGCAAGCTCGCGCTGGTGGAACGGACTGGATGCCGAAGACCAGGAACTGATCACCGAGGCCATCCATGTGGCTCGCCAGCATGGTACCGAGGTGGAGCGTGAGTTCGACGAGTACTACCTCGAAGAGCTGGAGAAAGCGGGCATGACCATTATCGAGCCCGATGTGTCGCTGTTCCGCGAGGCGGCCATGCCGGCCATCGAACGCGTCATGGCCGACATGGCCGATGGCGTGATGGAAGATGCCATGGGCAATGGCGCGGCCGACTGA